In Paracoccus jeotgali, the following are encoded in one genomic region:
- a CDS encoding universal stress protein: MGYKTILTVITSEGQQNQLAAAIEMARREDAHLEVFCLGVDHSQTGYYYAGASAYVFQENIDKAMASAESLETMIRKRLQGETIRWSVESAVAQVGGLTTLIGMRARFADLVVLTRPYSETAAPDAEAVTEAALFEGGAPVLIVPRGELPETLARRVLIAWDQSEEAMTAIRRAMPMLAKAESVEITVIDPSPHSPERSDPGGALCQMLTRHGVRASIAVLARTMPQISEILAQRAIEIGADLIVMGAYGHSRFREAILGGTTRTMLRKTSIPVLMAR, translated from the coding sequence ATGGGTTACAAGACGATATTGACGGTCATCACCAGCGAGGGGCAGCAAAACCAGCTTGCCGCGGCGATCGAGATGGCCCGGCGCGAGGATGCGCATCTGGAAGTCTTCTGCCTTGGCGTCGATCATTCGCAGACCGGATACTATTATGCCGGGGCCTCGGCCTATGTGTTTCAGGAAAACATCGACAAGGCGATGGCTTCGGCCGAATCGCTGGAAACGATGATCCGCAAGCGCCTGCAGGGCGAGACGATCCGCTGGTCGGTCGAAAGCGCGGTGGCGCAGGTCGGCGGGCTGACCACGCTGATCGGGATGCGCGCGCGCTTCGCCGATCTGGTCGTGCTGACCCGTCCCTATAGCGAGACGGCCGCCCCCGACGCCGAGGCGGTGACCGAGGCCGCGCTGTTCGAAGGCGGTGCGCCGGTGCTGATCGTGCCGCGGGGCGAACTGCCCGAAACGCTGGCGCGGCGCGTGCTGATCGCCTGGGACCAGTCGGAAGAGGCGATGACCGCCATCCGCCGCGCCATGCCGATGCTCGCCAAGGCCGAAAGCGTCGAGATCACCGTCATCGACCCCTCGCCGCACAGCCCCGAACGCTCGGACCCCGGCGGGGCGCTGTGCCAGATGCTGACCCGCCATGGCGTGCGCGCAAGCATCGCGGTTCTGGCCCGGACCATGCCGCAGATCAGCGAGATCCTCGCCCAACGCGCCATTGAGATCGGCGCCGATCTGATCGTGATGGGCGCCTATGGCCATTCCCGCTTCCGCGAGGCGATCCTGGGCGGCACCACGCGGACCATGCTGCGCAAGACCAGCATCCCGGTTCTGATGGCCCGCTGA